In Brassica napus cultivar Da-Ae chromosome C2, Da-Ae, whole genome shotgun sequence, the sequence AGACTAGGAATGTAGTAGATgtctttgagtgctcttctctCCCTTGTTTTTGCGATGAACGTGATCGGacctttcccaacaatctcgACGTTTGATCCATCATCGAATTTGACTTTGACTTTGATGCTCTCGTctaggtttgagaagaactctctcTTGCCTGTCATATGGTTACTTGCACCATTGTCAAGGTACCATATACTCGTATTTCCATCGCACTCGTCAAACCTCTTAGGAAACACTCTCTCTTCGTTGAGGAATCCTTcttcatgcatatataatgcatatgcttcttgtgtttccgttaggttagcttcttctcttAGTCGTGTAGGACAATGTGACACGAAGTGCCCCATCTTGTCGCATCTCCAACATTTAGCCTTAGAGTAGTCCTTCTCGGTCTTGTCCaaagcttctcctcctttgttACGACCATCATAACCATTAgaccttcctcgtcctcttcctcttccaccataACCTCTACCTCGGCCTCTTCCTCACGAGTTGTTATGGCTTCCACGACCTTGTGTATCATTCTTTACAAACATTAGCTTcgattgatcttcatcttggTTTCTTCTTTTATGTGTTCTTCGAAAGCCTTAAATCTTCCAACAATATCTTCGAACCCCGTTGCATTTAGATCCATCACTTGTTCTAACGAAGCTACGATGTGAATGAACTTCGTTCTTGGAAGTCCCCTTCAGAAACTTCTTTACCATCACCGATGCTTCCATTATCTCTCCTAACGCGGCTGCAGAGAGTTTTCCTGCATAGTCATCCACCGTGTATGTGTCTGCCATCTTCAGTTTGTCGAACTCAGACATCAAAGTTTGTAACCTCGCTTCTCTCACCCGATCAGCACCTAGGTTACGGGATTTGATAGCTTCCCAAATCTTCTTCGATGTATTATGTTCTCCTATCTGAAGTATTAGCGCTTCCGGGACTGATTGAAAGATTAGAGCAATcgccatattgttcttctttgcatTATCGCTCCCTGGATCAATCGTATCCCAAACATGTTATAAACGAAGCATCACTTTCATTTGCATCGACCATACGGTGTAGTTGGTCGATGATAGCATCTGACATcgtatgtccttcttcatctcaagatCTTTATCACGTCCTTGAGAATTGTTATCGTCTCCCATGTTTTGATCGAGTTACAACTTCTCTTGTAAACGATCTTCGAAACCTGGAGCTTTGATACCAattaaagttgcacaaacacaaagattataagaacttctcttcttattagatttagaaactctctcaaaactaaatcTCTCAgtgtgtttctcttgatggaacatctctccataagaactctttatataggacgAAACTACAtattttcctaataataatatggaaacattcttaagctcgatatgttttcttttttccttaacccatcaaacttcattttaatgagttaacttgatactcaagttaattggaattatccaacagtTTATTGGTTATATGATCcgtatattagatttttttttgaattaaagctaaattgatttaaaaacacagttttacagAAAAAATAGCATAATGAACTAAATGAGTCTCATCTTGTGACAAGCCACAATTGAAAATATTCATCATACTTCCCATCCCCCATATGTCGAATTGCAGAGATTCGGTTTCGCACTACCTTGTCAATATCTTCTATAATACTTGAAGAGCTCTCATGTACTTCACCATGTCGTCttccatttttttccttttatatgTTGTGTATAGCCAACCGAAACACATATCTTGTGAGGAATTTATGCATTTTTTGTTGACTTGTATATTAGATTATATGTCTTTTCGACAATATTCCAAACTCTTGATCCATCAGAAACAACCCCAagttttagaaatattataaatgtgTGTTGGTTTAGAAGGACACAAGTATGAAGTATCATACTTGTGCACGTTGGTACATTGGTACAACTGTTCCGGGATGAAGACATCCTTGGTACATTGCACGAGTAATGAAAAGGCTGAGTGGGTTTCTTGTTGGCGTTTGTGTTCTTGTGGAAGAATATTTTTTCTGATAAATGTGGTTTAAAGATTCAAACCTTTTGTTACTTCTCATCATTGTTTTCATTTGAAGTTTGGCTTTATGACTTGTCTTTAATCTATTGTCTAATCGTTCTTGTGGCCATCAAGTACAAATATATGGCGGACAATGAGGATTTGTGTCCTTGTCTTGTATTTAGTGCATATATTAGCTATAAAAAACTCCACACACGGCCGTTTCCTAAACGCTAAAACTGACTGAAATAAAACATGATAAATTGGAACATCGTCGAGTAACTTGTAAACTACGACGAAAGATACGAGACCCAACTTGCGGTGTCACTAGCTGTTAATGACCTATAGACACTGAACACGCGGGCTTGTGGTTAGAATATTGACGTGCCACgtcatatttttcaattgaaaatctCATTAAAATATCAGAAAATGGCATATagtattttactaaatttggaATCTTTTCATATTTCCTGCACACAAAAATGTCGCTGTTGCCAACCTCTCTCCCTCCATCTCAGTTGCACATGTGCAACAGAGCCACACGCTAGTAATTTCTAGTAAACTCACATAATCACATTATTAGTTAATTCGCTCATATATTCAAAACCATGATAACTAGTTTTTATTGTTACTTTTAAATATACATACTGAAAAATTTATTCTTCGAGGTATTCAAAATTGCAACTTTTGTATAATTTTCTGGTGATTATGTCATCCCCAAGTGGAGATCTAAACTAACTCACAAGTCAACTATTATAATCGGTaggatttaaaattgttttgctCATAAAATATACGAATTTTGTTGTGGCTACATTGTATTAATAAGCAATCATGCTTGGAAAATTATAATATTGtcatagttcaaaaaaaaaaattataatattgtcATCAAAATAATTACACCATATGACTCTAATTCCTTGCCAAAGCACGTGCCATTTAGGGACGAAATATTAGGGAAAAGTACCTATTTCAACATAAACTTTACTCATAGTGCTTATTCCTACCCGAACTTTGTAATAATGCGTATTTCATACCGAACTgcataaaaactcaaaaaatactaCATGAACTTTAAACGTTGTGTCTTTTTCTTCACGAACTTTACAGTAGTGCATAATTCATATtgaactaaacaaaaattcaaaaatactacaTGAACTCTCAAAAtcgtgcttatatatatattgaccaTCAAAGGTGTTATTCAACCAATAATTTATCAAACGatgttgtttttaataaattctgtaaatttttaatttaaaaatactacatttttaatttaaaaatactacattttttaatttaaaaatactatatttttaaacgcctttaaaatattacataaactcTCAAAATCGTGtttacatattaatttttaattttacaaaatttatccaaaatgacgtcattttgataaattaacggATGACTAACATCTTTGATTGTCAATCTATATATAAACGATTTTGAaagtttatgtaatattttcaaattttaaattttacagaatttatcaaaaacaatttttttttgcctctGATCTAAAGGCAAACCAACacaaaattctaaaattttgCAATATAGTTCAATTCTTAGTaatactataaataaatatttaaattaaaaataatttctctaaatttataaaataataatttttaaaattaaattaaaacataaatgattatatattttttttataaaactgaaacaataaaactttgataatatttatttgattaaaataaaacttaaatatcagttattgtttacaaatttatacaaaaattttACTTTGGTCTAGTAATTAATCTGATCTTATTTGTCCACCAGTATGAGAATTTGAACcttccaaaaattaatttttaattttacagaatttatccaaaatgacatcatttgataaattaacgGATGACTAATATTTTTGacgtcaatatatatattaacacgATTTTGAGAgtttatatagtatttttaaattttacatttaacagaatttatcaaaaacgacgtcgtttgatAGATTAATGGTTGAATAACACATTTGgcgattaatatatatattagcacAATTTTGAGAATATATGTagtgtttttgaattttttgttaaattcaGTATGAAATATGCAATACTATAAATTTCAGAAAGGAAAAGGCACAACACTTGAAGTTTATGTAGTATTTTAGAGTTTTATGTAATTTGGTATGGAATACCCACCACTTCAAAGTTTGGGAGGAAATAAGCACGACGGGTAAAGTTCGGGTTGAAATAAGCACTTTTCCCAATGATTCAGTCACAGTCAcaattaattttacaaaaaattccaaaatgacgtcattttgataaattaacggATGACTAACAGTTTtgattgtcaatatatataagcacGATTTTGAGAGTTCAtgtagtatttttgaatttttgttcgTGAAGGAAAAAGCACAACGCTTAAAGTTCATGtagtattttttgagtttttatgtAGTTCGGTATGAAATATGCACTATTACAAAGTTCGGGTAGGAATAAGCACGATGGATAAAGTTCAGGTTGAAATATGCATTTTCCCCCGAAATATTAGGTAAACAAAGTATGGGATCAACATTGCTTGTCCTGTTAGCCTTGCCTTCTGagttgtttagttttgaattaaATACTTTTACTACTGTTTCATTACACTACTGGTTCTTAATACAGATGCTTTTGTTTTCATGGCTAAGCAAGCATATAGGTCTTTTCGACTAAAAGGtatattttttatctttgtaaatatatttgttttcagtGATATGTTATGTTATGTTGATAATCTCACACGAAAAATACAAGAATATCATTGaggaaacagaaaaaaaaagcaaatatcAGGATATCCTGCGGATTATTCTAGATATTgtcattcatatatatatttttgttttaaaggggataattttaatttataattgtaGATTAACAAAACTTTAATTGTACAATAAAGCATATTGCTAATATacgaatttatatattttattgtattttccaTAACCCAAAAGTGAAAAAAGAAATGTGTTGAAGTCTTCTTGGATGTTCTCCATATCTTATACGAATAATCAAAGGTAGAAAGAACACAACGCACAACATCCTAAAGActgaataaattatttttattataaaaaatgaattacttttcagtatataataaaataaggGAACCTAGATAAAACACTAAAATTATTccttaaaagtattttatatacatcttagaactataaaatatattatttgactAAATGTTCATCAgtctttatataatttaattatatcataattatattcataaaaattaatagatttcattaataattgtttaaattaatgatttttttaataagatatattCATGTAGATGAAAACGTCATATACACATATATCTTCACAGTGGGACTCAGAACAAATAGAATCGTTAGATACGcatcattcatttattaattatttatttttaatagaaataaacCAGTATTAAAACATTTAAATGAAGTTTCcagttctataaaaaaaaatgttcataataaattttgaaatctaaggggaaaaaataaaataaaaagaaagacagAAAGGAAGAGAAGGAAAGGAAAGGGTGCGCATGTGACTGATCACGCCTCCACCTCAAAAGAGacgcacactctctctctcccccccGGCGATTCTCTTCAAATCTCTCAACCGCGCTCCGCCGTGGTGAGAGAAACAAAACACATCCACCGCATCTCTATGACTCATCACACAATCTCTTAAccaaaagaggagagagagagacaacaTTAAAGAAGAAGCGAGATCTAAATCCCTTCCCTCAAATGCTCGCGAAGAATCATCGGCTGCCGGGAAGCGGCCACACCACTCCATCTCCTCCCGGCTCTCCTCGCCGCTCTCCTCGGTACCGTCACTCCCGTTCAAAACCCTCCGCTCGGTTCCCCGCCGCCGTCCAGCCGAGCCGAACCCTCGCGCATCGCGTCTCGTGGATCATCTTATCGGCTCTCCTCCGGCGCCAGGGAGTCTTCCTCTTCGCGCCTCTGATATACATCTCGTGTATGCTGCTGTACATGGGCACCGTGTCCTTCGACGTTGGTCCCATCATTAGGCATCGATCTCCTCCCGGATCTGTTTACAAAAGCCCCCAGCTTTACGCCAAGCTTAGGCATGATATGGACGCTGATAACTCCACGGCTGATGCGGTTAGCCTTTTTTGTTTCCCCACATTGGCGTTTAGGTTGTTAACTTGTAAAGGCTGTTCCTTTATTTACATTGAGAGAAGGGCTATTAGCTTCAGATCTTAGCCCCGAGTTCTAAGTTAATTGTAACTACTGTAGGATTAGGAGCTTCTTATATCATGAATGTTACTTTGGTTATGTGGCTGTTTTGCGAGCGTGTTATATGGTTTGAGACTTGTAATGTTGATTGGTTATCTACAATCTCTTTCACGTGTCATCATCAATGTTATTGTATTTCATTATCAGATATCAACCATTTGGAAACATTCGTATAAAGGTGGGGAGTGGAAGCCCTACGTGAACAAGTCCACTGGAGGTACCTACTCTACTGCATGCATTGTTTTTCTCTAGTTTCTTCACAACGCTGCTCCTCGTTGGCACTAGTAATCTGAAGCGTTTACAGAGAGCATTACTTGTCACATTGATTAAAGTGTTCCGTGCATTCTACAAAGTTAATTGGATCATAATTTGATTTAAGTAAAcattggcttcttcttcttttttgttaattgtaGCGTTGCCGGAGTCGAAtggttatatatatgttgaagCAAACGGAGGCTTGAATCAGCAGCGGACATCGGTAGGTTTGTtgatctctttcatgatacatcaAGTCTCTAAGCATTTCTGCTCAACCTTGCTTATGTCAAATATGTTGACTTTGTCTCTACTATGTTATGCTTAGATATGCAATGCGGTTGCTGTGGCAGGCTATCTCAACGCAACTCTAGTAATCCCCAACTTTCACTTTCACAGCATATGGAGAGATCCAAGGTTCTTTTGAAAATCTTGTCTTGATGTTGTTTGTTCAAGGAAAACAATCTTTTTGTGGATTGCTTTTTAacagaagttttttttttccagtaaATTTGGGGACATCTACGATGAAGAGTTCTTTGTCAATACCTTAGCAAACGATGTACGAGTGGTTGACACAATTCCTGAATATCTAATGGAGCGATATGACTTTAACATGACAAATGTCTACAACTTCAGAGTTAAAGCATGGTCACCCATTCAATATTATCGGGACTCCATCTTGCCGAAGCTACATGAGGAGAAGTAAGTTACAACTTTGCACATACTAGAGTTGGTTGGTTAGCATTGTTCTTAATAGGACAGTTTGTCAATGGGAATTGGTATCTTTAAATGGCACAGGGTTATACGAATATCACCATTTGCAAATAGACTTTCGTTTGATGCTCCTCAACCTGTCCAGAGACTTAGATGTTTGGCGAATTACGAAGCCCTGAGGTTTTCGGAACCCATACTAACACTAGGAGAAACACTGGTGAAGAGAATGAAAGATCAAAGTGCAAATCACGGAGGAAAGTACGTATCTGTACATCTGCGCTTTGAAGAGGTTTGTTCCTCATGTAAAGAAGAGACGTTTCAAGAATCCCCCCATTGGTTTTTGTCATGGAATGGAGAGCTTGTTTGTCTGAAATAAGAGATTTGATAAGGTATATCTAAATGTTGCAGGACATGGTAGCTTTCTCCTGTTGTGTATTTGATGGTGGCAAGCAAGAAAAACAAGATATGATTGCAGCAAGAGAACGAGGATGGAAAGGAAAGTTTACAAAACCAGGCCGTGTTATTAGACCTGGTGCTATCAGGCAAAACGGGAAATGCCCTTTAACTCCTTTAGAGGTACTCATCAATTTCTGGACACTGCCCCTACTATCTACAATATATTAGCATTCTCGGATCTTTAAAGTTAATCATCTATCACAATAGCTCCACCAAACCCTTGTGAGCAATAGTGTTGGCTGTTATGTTTAGTGAGCAATAGTGTTAGTTGTTCTCTCGGGTTTATACTTTTCTTGTAAACCCTTCAGGTGGGCTTAATGCTAAGAGGAATGGGTTTCAACAAAAGCACATATATATTCCTTGCATCTGGTCAGATATATAACGCTAACAGAACCATGGCCCCGCTACTAGAGATGTTCCCTAATTTACAAACTAAAGAGATGATTGCATCAGAGGAGGAACTTGCTCCATATAAGGTCTGCTTCTTTTCCCTATGTTTGTTCCATTGTACAATTCGTGTGATCAATCATTTTTTCTGACTTGGAATCTGTGTTTAGAACTTCTCTTCAAGAATGGCTGCCATAGATTATACAGTCTGTCTCCACAGCGAAGTATTTGTGACCACACAAGGTGGAAACTTTCCTCACTTCCTCATGGGTCACCGGAGATATCTGTACGGAGGACACTCCAAAACTATTAGACCGGACAAGCGAAAGTTAGCAATCCTCTTTGACAATCCC encodes:
- the BNACNNG22220D gene encoding protein ESMERALDA 1, producing the protein MLAKNHRLPGSGHTTPSPPGSPRRSPRYRHSRSKPSARFPAAVQPSRTLAHRVSWIILSALLRRQGVFLFAPLIYISCMLLYMGTVSFDVGPIIRHRSPPGSVYKSPQLYAKLRHDMDADNSTADAISTIWKHSYKGGEWKPYVNKSTGALPESNGYIYVEANGGLNQQRTSICNAVAVAGYLNATLVIPNFHFHSIWRDPSKFGDIYDEEFFVNTLANDVRVVDTIPEYLMERYDFNMTNVYNFRVKAWSPIQYYRDSILPKLHEEKVIRISPFANRLSFDAPQPVQRLRCLANYEALRFSEPILTLGETLVKRMKDQSANHGGKYVSVHLRFEEDMVAFSCCVFDGGKQEKQDMIAARERGWKGKFTKPGRVIRPGAIRQNGKCPLTPLEVGLMLRGMGFNKSTYIFLASGQIYNANRTMAPLLEMFPNLQTKEMIASEEELAPYKNFSSRMAAIDYTVCLHSEVFVTTQGGNFPHFLMGHRRYLYGGHSKTIRPDKRKLAILFDNPNIGWRSFKRHMLNMRSHSDSKGFELKRPNDSIYTFPCPDCMSRKNRTTTPDSKPPPPAI